From Pseudoalteromonas rubra, one genomic window encodes:
- the ruvC gene encoding crossover junction endodeoxyribonuclease RuvC, translated as MAVILGIDPGSRLTGYGVVKRQGSQFQYLGSGCIRLGDKPFPQRLQMIYQGVSQIIEQFNPQGFAIEQVFMAHNPDSALKLGQARGAAIVAATMNEIEVFEYSARQVKQAVVGTGGANKSQVQEMVKRLLKLPGTPQADAADALAIAICHAHSEQNLIKLAGSAKKTVRGRLR; from the coding sequence TTGGCAGTAATTTTAGGCATAGATCCAGGCTCCAGGCTGACCGGATACGGCGTAGTTAAACGTCAAGGCAGTCAGTTTCAGTATCTGGGCAGCGGTTGTATTCGACTTGGTGATAAGCCATTCCCACAACGACTACAGATGATTTATCAGGGCGTAAGCCAGATTATCGAACAGTTTAACCCGCAGGGGTTTGCGATTGAGCAAGTCTTTATGGCGCACAACCCTGATTCCGCTTTAAAGCTCGGTCAGGCACGCGGTGCAGCCATTGTCGCAGCCACGATGAACGAGATTGAGGTATTTGAATATTCAGCCCGGCAGGTCAAACAAGCCGTTGTTGGCACTGGCGGAGCGAATAAGTCTCAGGTTCAGGAAATGGTGAAACGACTATTAAAACTCCCGGGTACTCCCCAGGCCGATGCCGCTGATGCGCTGGCCATTGCAATTTGTCATGCTCATTCAGAGCAAAATCTGATCAAGCTGGCAGGTAGTGCGAAAAAAACCGTACGAGGAAGATTGAGGTAA
- the nadK gene encoding NAD(+) kinase — translation MSTPFKTIGLIGKPNHDGAALTLQRLYTFLQALGYEVFVEQRVGRQIAELPDSHILDVVALGERCDLAVVVGGDGNMLGAARVLARFDVAVIGVNRGNLGFLTDLDPDDFEAELEQVLSGKFVEEQRFLLEVEVFRHAELKSANLAVNEAVLHADKVAHMIEFEAFIDEQFVFSQRSDGLIVTTPTGSTAYSLSGGGPILTPELNAMALVPMFPHTLSSRPLVVDASKQVKLKLSPENTASLQVSCDSHVVLALLPGDEVVVKKAEKKLRLIHPDSYSYYNVLRQKLNWGSRLY, via the coding sequence ATGAGCACACCATTTAAAACCATCGGCCTGATTGGAAAACCCAACCATGATGGCGCTGCCCTGACATTACAACGCCTGTACACTTTTTTGCAAGCACTTGGCTATGAAGTTTTTGTGGAGCAACGCGTTGGCAGACAGATAGCAGAATTACCCGACTCACATATACTCGATGTGGTTGCGCTGGGCGAGCGCTGCGACCTGGCAGTGGTTGTGGGTGGAGACGGTAATATGCTTGGAGCTGCCCGGGTACTGGCCAGGTTTGATGTGGCTGTGATAGGCGTAAACCGAGGTAACTTAGGATTTTTAACCGACCTTGATCCGGATGATTTTGAAGCCGAGCTGGAGCAGGTGCTGAGTGGCAAGTTTGTTGAAGAACAGCGCTTTTTACTTGAAGTTGAAGTATTTCGCCATGCCGAACTAAAAAGTGCCAACCTGGCCGTTAATGAAGCAGTACTGCACGCAGATAAAGTGGCCCACATGATTGAATTCGAAGCCTTTATTGACGAGCAGTTTGTGTTTTCTCAGCGCTCCGATGGTCTGATAGTGACCACCCCAACAGGATCTACTGCCTATTCGTTATCGGGCGGTGGCCCTATTTTAACCCCGGAACTGAATGCCATGGCACTCGTGCCTATGTTCCCGCATACCTTATCCAGTAGACCACTCGTGGTCGACGCCAGTAAACAGGTCAAACTCAAACTGAGCCCGGAGAATACCGCAAGCCTACAGGTCAGTTGCGACAGTCATGTAGTACTCGCGCTGCTACCCGGTGATGAAGTGGTCGTAAAAAAAGCAGAGAAAAAGCTTCGTTTAATTCATCCTGACAGTTATTCCTACTACAATGTTCTGAGACAGAAATTAAATTGGGGCAGCAGGCTTTACTAA
- the aspS gene encoding aspartate--tRNA ligase, with translation MRSIYCGKLNKDHVGQEVELCGWINKRRDLGGLIFIDLRDREGLVQVVFDPEVDGLMDVANTLRQEFCVKVTGTVRARPESQINQDMATGEVEILGTGLTIINRAEPLPLDFNQENSEERRLTYRYLDLRRLEMSDRIKLRAKASSFVRRFLDSNDFLDIETPVLTKATPEGARDYLVPSRVHKGSFYALPQSPQLFKQLLMMSGFDRYYQIVKCFRDEDLRADRQPEFTQIDLETSFMTSDQVRDITERLIREMWQELLEVDLGQFPVMSYEEAMRRYGSDKPDLRNPLELIDVADLVKDVEFKVLAGPANDEKGRVAVLTVPGGASLSRKQIDEYTKFVGIYGAKGLAWMKVNDLDAGLEGIQSPIAKFLNEEVIKGILARTNAQTGDIILFGADKRNVVNEAMGALRLKVGQDLELTNLNQWAPLWVVDFPMFEEDDEGNLHAVHHPFTAPKDISAAELEANPAGAISDAYDMVLNGYEVGGGSVRIHNNDMQQAAFRILGIDEQEQQDKFGFLLDALKYGTPPHAGLAFGLDRLVMLLCGTDNIRDVIAFPKTTQASCLMTNAPSVANPDALKELAVTVTAQQKDAE, from the coding sequence ATGCGCTCAATATACTGCGGAAAATTAAACAAGGACCATGTAGGTCAGGAAGTGGAGCTATGTGGCTGGATCAACAAACGTCGCGATCTGGGTGGCCTGATCTTCATTGATCTGCGAGATCGCGAAGGTTTGGTCCAGGTTGTGTTTGATCCAGAAGTAGATGGCCTGATGGATGTTGCTAACACATTGCGTCAAGAGTTCTGTGTTAAAGTGACAGGTACAGTTCGTGCGCGTCCTGAGAGCCAAATTAATCAGGATATGGCAACCGGTGAAGTAGAGATCCTCGGTACGGGCCTGACAATTATTAACCGCGCTGAGCCACTACCACTGGACTTTAACCAGGAAAACTCAGAAGAGCGTCGTCTGACCTATCGCTACCTTGACCTGCGTCGTCTTGAAATGAGCGACCGCATTAAATTACGCGCTAAAGCTTCGAGCTTTGTGCGTCGCTTCCTCGATAGCAATGACTTCCTGGACATTGAAACGCCGGTACTGACAAAAGCAACTCCAGAAGGTGCGCGTGATTATCTGGTACCAAGCCGTGTACACAAAGGGAGCTTCTATGCATTGCCACAGTCGCCTCAGCTGTTTAAACAGTTGCTGATGATGTCTGGCTTTGATCGTTACTATCAAATCGTGAAATGTTTCCGTGATGAAGATTTACGTGCGGATCGTCAGCCTGAATTCACTCAAATCGATTTAGAGACGTCGTTCATGACATCTGATCAGGTGCGAGATATCACAGAGCGCTTGATCCGCGAAATGTGGCAGGAACTGCTTGAGGTTGATCTGGGCCAGTTCCCGGTAATGAGCTACGAAGAGGCAATGCGTCGATATGGTTCAGATAAGCCTGACTTGCGAAACCCGTTGGAGCTGATTGATGTTGCTGATCTGGTTAAGGACGTTGAGTTTAAAGTACTTGCCGGCCCTGCAAATGACGAGAAAGGCCGTGTCGCTGTGTTGACTGTACCGGGTGGTGCATCACTGTCTCGTAAGCAAATTGATGAGTACACAAAGTTTGTTGGTATCTATGGGGCCAAAGGCCTGGCATGGATGAAGGTGAACGATCTGGACGCTGGCCTTGAAGGTATTCAGTCGCCGATTGCCAAGTTCCTGAATGAAGAAGTGATCAAAGGGATCCTGGCACGCACAAATGCACAGACTGGCGACATCATTCTGTTTGGTGCTGATAAGCGTAATGTTGTTAACGAAGCTATGGGTGCACTGCGTCTGAAAGTGGGCCAGGACCTTGAGCTGACAAACCTGAACCAGTGGGCACCGCTGTGGGTTGTTGATTTCCCAATGTTTGAGGAAGACGACGAAGGTAACCTGCACGCAGTACACCACCCGTTCACAGCACCTAAAGACATTTCAGCGGCAGAGCTGGAAGCCAATCCGGCTGGTGCAATCTCAGATGCCTACGACATGGTATTGAACGGATACGAAGTCGGTGGGGGTTCTGTGCGGATCCACAACAACGATATGCAGCAAGCGGCTTTCCGTATCCTGGGTATTGATGAGCAAGAGCAGCAAGACAAATTCGGCTTCTTGCTGGATGCACTGAAGTACGGTACGCCACCGCATGCAGGTCTGGCATTTGGTCTGGATCGTCTGGTAATGCTGCTGTGTGGTACAGACAACATTCGTGATGTGATTGCGTTCCCGAAAACGACTCAGGCATCATGTCTGATGACCAATGCACCTAGCGTTGCAAACCCGGATGCACTGAAAGAGCTCGCGGTAACAGTAACCGCGCAACAAAAAGATGCTGAATAA
- the recN gene encoding DNA repair protein RecN, translating to MLISLQIKNFAIVNELTIDWRSGMTAITGETGAGKSIAIDALSLCLGERADVASIRPGAAKAEISAQFDIRQLPYAQQFLSDLMLDDEEQNCILRRVVMQNGRSKSFINGNSVTAAQLKELGQRLIAIHGQHAHQLLLKPEHQLGLLDAYAGHDTLLHAVRAQYQHYHTLQKEHAELIKQQQAQAAKKQLLEYQVQELDEFALEEGEYEQIETEHTRLSHSQTLAESCQRELMCLSEQDDQTVLGQLQHSVQTFIELSNYDPKLQEISQLLGEAAVQLEEGCRELRAYGENIEQDPERLQSVEDRLAQAMALSRKHQINPELLHQHHQQLHEELASICSNNERIEDLQHEIAEALHAYQISAAQLSESRAQAALTLNDLISESMHELSMENGHFAIQLSQHEDRRPNELGMDQIEFLVSTNPGQPLQALAKVASGGELSRISLAIQVIIANRVTTPTLIFDEVDVGISGPTASQVGKQLRLLGKSTQVICVTHLPQVACSGHHQFFVSKRVEGGETFTSMLPLVQEQRIDEIARLLGGDKISSTTLASAKELLEVQGA from the coding sequence ATGCTTATCAGTCTGCAAATTAAAAACTTTGCCATTGTTAACGAACTAACCATCGACTGGCGCTCAGGTATGACCGCTATCACAGGTGAAACCGGAGCGGGTAAATCCATTGCAATCGATGCATTGTCTTTGTGTCTGGGTGAACGCGCGGATGTTGCCAGTATTCGTCCGGGTGCCGCCAAAGCTGAGATCTCCGCTCAATTTGATATCAGGCAGCTCCCCTACGCACAGCAATTTCTGAGCGATCTCATGTTAGATGACGAAGAGCAAAACTGCATATTGCGCCGAGTCGTCATGCAAAATGGCCGTAGTAAGAGCTTTATTAATGGCAATTCAGTGACCGCGGCCCAGTTAAAAGAACTAGGGCAACGCCTCATCGCCATTCACGGTCAGCATGCTCATCAGCTATTGCTCAAGCCCGAACACCAGCTCGGTTTGCTGGATGCCTATGCCGGGCACGACACTTTGCTGCATGCAGTACGCGCTCAGTACCAGCACTATCACACGCTGCAAAAAGAGCATGCCGAGCTTATTAAACAGCAACAAGCACAAGCTGCCAAAAAACAGCTGCTTGAATACCAGGTTCAGGAGCTGGATGAATTCGCTTTGGAAGAGGGTGAGTATGAGCAGATTGAAACGGAACATACACGACTCAGCCACAGCCAGACACTGGCTGAAAGCTGCCAGCGCGAATTAATGTGCCTGTCAGAACAGGACGATCAGACTGTATTGGGCCAGCTGCAACATAGCGTGCAGACTTTCATTGAGCTCAGTAATTATGATCCCAAATTGCAAGAGATCAGTCAGCTATTAGGAGAAGCCGCGGTACAACTCGAAGAAGGCTGCCGGGAGCTGCGCGCTTATGGTGAAAACATAGAGCAAGACCCGGAGCGCCTACAGAGCGTTGAAGACCGGCTGGCACAGGCCATGGCTTTATCACGTAAGCATCAGATAAACCCGGAGTTACTGCACCAGCATCATCAGCAGTTACATGAAGAGTTGGCTTCCATTTGCTCTAACAACGAACGCATTGAAGATCTGCAACATGAAATAGCGGAGGCACTACACGCCTATCAGATCTCAGCAGCACAGCTTAGCGAAAGCCGCGCACAGGCGGCACTAACTCTGAATGATCTGATCAGTGAAAGCATGCATGAACTGTCAATGGAAAACGGCCACTTTGCGATTCAACTCAGTCAGCATGAAGACAGGCGCCCGAATGAACTGGGCATGGATCAAATTGAATTTCTGGTTTCGACCAACCCAGGCCAACCTCTGCAAGCGCTGGCCAAAGTGGCTTCTGGCGGTGAACTATCGCGGATCAGTCTGGCCATTCAGGTGATTATCGCAAATCGCGTAACCACCCCCACCCTGATTTTCGATGAAGTCGATGTGGGGATCTCCGGCCCAACCGCTTCTCAGGTCGGTAAACAGCTGCGCTTACTTGGTAAGTCAACTCAGGTTATCTGTGTAACGCACCTGCCTCAGGTTGCCTGTAGTGGCCATCATCAGTTCTTTGTATCTAAGCGCGTTGAAGGCGGAGAAACCTTTACGTCTATGCTCCCACTGGTTCAGGAGCAACGCATTGATGAAATCGCCCGCCTGCTTGGTGGCGACAAAATCAGCAGCACTACACTTGCCAGTGCTAAAGAGTTGCTTGAGGTGCAAGGGGCATAA
- the ruvA gene encoding Holliday junction branch migration protein RuvA: MIGRLKGTLVEKQPPEILLDVSGIGYEVQMPMTCFYELPQAGNEATIYTHFVVREDAQLLFGFNHKTERALFRELIKANGVGPKLALAILSGMSAEQFVQCVNQGDASTLVKIPGVGKKTAERLVLEMKDKLKNFGHDLLTPFSDNAILAPQEDPTVANTPEDDALAALLALGYKPAQAQKALKAVSKPGMDTEGLIKEALRSMM, encoded by the coding sequence ATGATAGGCAGACTCAAAGGTACTTTGGTAGAAAAACAGCCACCAGAGATCCTGTTAGACGTAAGTGGCATCGGTTATGAAGTGCAAATGCCGATGACGTGCTTTTATGAGTTACCTCAGGCGGGTAATGAAGCAACCATCTATACTCATTTTGTGGTGCGCGAAGATGCACAATTACTGTTTGGCTTTAACCACAAAACTGAGCGGGCGTTATTTCGCGAGCTGATCAAGGCTAATGGTGTTGGCCCTAAGCTGGCACTGGCGATTTTATCCGGTATGTCGGCAGAGCAGTTTGTACAGTGTGTTAATCAGGGCGACGCGTCTACTTTGGTGAAAATCCCGGGTGTAGGCAAGAAAACCGCTGAGCGGCTGGTGCTTGAGATGAAAGACAAGCTGAAGAACTTTGGTCATGATTTACTGACTCCATTCAGCGATAACGCTATTTTAGCGCCTCAGGAAGATCCTACTGTGGCAAATACGCCTGAAGACGATGCGTTGGCAGCATTGTTAGCTCTTGGCTATAAACCTGCACAAGCGCAAAAAGCACTGAAAGCGGTGAGTAAACCAGGCATGGATACCGAAGGGCTAATCAAAGAAGCCCTGAGATCTATGATGTAA
- a CDS encoding HrcA family transcriptional regulator — protein sequence MKLSARDKQVFSAVMSLYCNGDGHPVASSKIAKLKGMAVCSATVRNAMARLENQGLLFSPHTSAGRVPSDLGIKYWLQEYFGLEDIAPYWEPEREQLTGFAHTLSQKYQVCCIVGLPQVSEQTIFRVEVLDFDRKHWLVLLIDRTGQSNNILINKPESNSDQVRYQFAAWMNTVFSQQTLKEGLHRMRAMAKSAMADCRGSLMQWSRELSLQLGTDNSIVVGERYLYNRLEGNNELNLGVSFLHQVEDHLAFKNGLSVLLGSELSYLNLERFVVLSVPYFTASEYQSRFCLICPADAPIEAIIGEFTQIPKKEA from the coding sequence ATGAAACTTAGTGCACGTGATAAACAAGTCTTCTCTGCCGTAATGAGTCTTTACTGTAATGGTGACGGCCACCCTGTGGCATCGAGTAAGATAGCAAAACTAAAAGGTATGGCGGTGTGCTCTGCGACAGTGCGCAATGCCATGGCTCGCCTCGAAAATCAGGGGTTGCTTTTTTCCCCTCATACATCGGCAGGGCGAGTTCCTTCCGATTTGGGGATCAAATACTGGCTACAGGAGTATTTCGGGCTTGAGGACATTGCGCCTTATTGGGAGCCTGAGCGCGAACAATTAACAGGCTTTGCCCATACGTTAAGTCAGAAATACCAAGTGTGTTGTATTGTTGGCTTACCTCAGGTGAGTGAACAGACCATCTTTCGGGTTGAGGTATTAGATTTTGACCGTAAGCACTGGCTGGTATTACTGATTGACCGCACAGGCCAGTCCAATAATATTTTGATTAATAAACCGGAGTCGAATTCCGATCAGGTGCGCTATCAGTTTGCGGCCTGGATGAATACCGTATTTAGTCAGCAAACACTCAAAGAAGGGCTACACAGAATGCGGGCGATGGCCAAAAGTGCGATGGCCGACTGCCGGGGCTCTTTGATGCAATGGAGCCGTGAGTTAAGTTTGCAGCTGGGCACAGATAACAGCATTGTGGTTGGAGAGCGGTATCTGTATAACCGCCTGGAAGGGAACAATGAACTGAATCTGGGTGTGAGCTTTTTGCATCAGGTAGAAGATCATCTGGCATTCAAAAACGGTCTGTCCGTGTTACTTGGTAGTGAACTTAGCTATTTGAATTTAGAACGGTTTGTTGTTCTGAGCGTGCCTTATTTTACGGCCAGTGAATACCAGAGTCGTTTTTGTTTGATTTGTCCGGCCGATGCACCAATTGAAGCAATTATCGGTGAATTTACGCAAATCCCAAAAAAAGAAGCTTGA
- the grpE gene encoding nucleotide exchange factor GrpE — translation MSEQTKAQEQEQELVQEDVQENTAEQAEPAQESAQTEQAELSPEEEIAGLYAELEAAKQTIEGQKDSVVRAAADSENVRRRAAQDVEKAQKFALEKFSNELLPVVDNLERAIEFADKENEATKSILEGIEMTLKSFNDALAKFGVEAVSPQGEAFNPELHQAMSIQPSNDVSPNTVLAVMQKGYTLNGRLLRPAMVMVSKAAD, via the coding sequence ATGTCTGAGCAGACAAAAGCCCAAGAGCAGGAACAAGAGTTAGTGCAAGAAGACGTACAGGAAAATACGGCTGAGCAAGCAGAACCAGCGCAAGAGAGTGCACAAACTGAGCAAGCTGAGTTGAGCCCAGAAGAAGAGATTGCAGGTCTGTATGCAGAGCTGGAAGCGGCGAAACAAACCATTGAAGGTCAGAAAGACAGCGTGGTACGTGCCGCTGCGGATTCTGAAAATGTCCGTCGCCGTGCCGCACAGGATGTAGAAAAAGCACAGAAGTTTGCTTTGGAAAAGTTTTCAAATGAGTTGCTACCTGTGGTTGACAACTTAGAACGCGCCATTGAGTTTGCTGATAAAGAAAACGAAGCGACTAAGTCAATTTTAGAAGGCATCGAAATGACGTTAAAATCATTTAACGATGCATTGGCTAAGTTTGGTGTTGAAGCGGTAAGCCCGCAAGGGGAAGCGTTTAATCCTGAACTGCATCAGGCAATGTCAATTCAGCCTAGCAATGACGTGTCGCCGAACACAGTATTAGCTGTGATGCAAAAAGGCTATACGTTAAATGGTCGTTTGCTTCGCCCAGCCATGGTGATGGTTTCAAAAGCGGCCGATTAA
- a CDS encoding M48 family metallopeptidase: MNKKIIVATAIALALVGCKTSPTGRTQIALYSEQQMDKMGVASFEQMKQEQTIERDVSTNRYVKCIADALIAQLPAQYTQQQWEVVVFKESSANAFALPGGKIGVHTGLLKVAKNQHQLAAVMGHEVGHVIAQHANERVSQNNLLQLGLQAGNAALEMGNVQYRNAIMQGLGLGAQYGIALPFSRTHESEADVIGLDLMAKAGFKPEGAVELWQNMEKAGGDRPMEFLSTHPSPQNRIAMLKSKMTQANTLAADAKRQGRNPSCR; encoded by the coding sequence ATGAATAAAAAAATCATAGTTGCAACGGCCATAGCGTTAGCACTGGTTGGTTGCAAAACGTCCCCGACCGGGCGTACCCAGATAGCCCTGTATTCAGAGCAGCAGATGGATAAAATGGGGGTGGCGAGCTTTGAGCAAATGAAGCAGGAGCAGACCATAGAGCGCGATGTCAGTACAAATCGCTATGTGAAGTGCATTGCAGATGCACTGATCGCACAGTTACCAGCGCAATACACTCAACAGCAATGGGAAGTGGTTGTCTTTAAAGAATCCAGTGCGAACGCATTTGCCCTGCCAGGTGGTAAAATAGGGGTTCATACCGGACTGTTGAAGGTAGCTAAAAATCAACATCAGCTCGCTGCTGTGATGGGCCATGAAGTCGGCCATGTGATTGCCCAGCATGCCAATGAGCGGGTATCTCAGAACAACCTGTTGCAGCTAGGGCTTCAGGCCGGTAATGCGGCGCTTGAAATGGGCAATGTGCAGTATCGAAATGCCATCATGCAGGGCCTTGGCCTAGGTGCACAATATGGGATAGCGCTACCATTTAGTCGCACTCATGAAAGTGAAGCGGATGTCATTGGGCTCGACCTGATGGCAAAAGCCGGGTTTAAGCCAGAGGGTGCCGTTGAGCTGTGGCAAAACATGGAAAAAGCCGGAGGAGATCGCCCGATGGAATTTTTATCCACGCACCCATCGCCGCAAAACAGAATAGCTATGCTAAAAAGCAAAATGACACAGGCAAATACATTGGCTGCTGATGCAAAGCGGCAGGGGCGTAACCCATCTTGCCGGTAA
- a CDS encoding GFA family protein: MYQASCLCGAVKLELNGPISSIIHCHCSLCRKSSGTAYATNGFVNRDDLQIVTGETHIRHYAFKPGRLRHFCGVCASPLFSSNEDNPGKLRLRLGILDSDISERPMSHNYVTSKANWEELDASLPRYEAKEPGRE; this comes from the coding sequence ATGTATCAAGCCAGTTGTTTATGTGGTGCGGTTAAACTGGAGTTAAACGGGCCTATTTCGAGTATTATCCATTGCCACTGTTCCTTATGTCGTAAATCTTCAGGCACAGCTTATGCCACAAATGGGTTTGTCAATCGGGACGATTTGCAGATCGTTACCGGAGAAACACATATTCGTCACTATGCCTTCAAACCTGGCAGGTTACGACATTTTTGTGGCGTTTGCGCATCGCCTTTATTCAGTTCTAATGAGGACAATCCGGGCAAGCTCAGGCTGCGGCTGGGGATCCTGGATTCTGATATTTCGGAGCGGCCTATGTCGCATAATTATGTGACGTCGAAAGCAAACTGGGAAGAGTTAGATGCCAGCTTACCTCGCTATGAGGCTAAAGAGCCGGGCAGGGAATGA
- a CDS encoding M48 metallopeptidase family protein, producing the protein MNYLQYFQHYPPSLQAQIEALLEPSKLANYFKNKYPQGHQLQHTQALYDYCHVYKNKYLKNVPRLHKVHYAKGRDLMTGTLGHHSQTRKQHGGKVKTRYEIVLSQLVKHAPEAVLRALVVHELAHFKELEHNKAFYQLCCHMEPDYHQLELDLRLFIVLDKLGSNFYQSPAQQL; encoded by the coding sequence ATGAACTATTTGCAGTACTTTCAGCACTATCCACCCAGCTTGCAAGCACAGATCGAGGCCCTGCTGGAGCCCAGTAAACTCGCCAACTACTTTAAAAATAAATATCCGCAAGGCCATCAGCTGCAACATACGCAGGCACTTTACGATTACTGCCATGTTTACAAAAACAAATACCTGAAAAACGTGCCGCGTCTTCATAAAGTCCACTATGCAAAAGGCCGGGATCTGATGACGGGGACGCTGGGGCATCACAGCCAGACACGTAAACAACACGGCGGAAAAGTCAAAACACGCTATGAAATTGTACTTTCTCAATTGGTGAAACATGCTCCGGAGGCAGTATTAAGAGCACTGGTTGTTCACGAACTTGCGCATTTTAAAGAATTGGAACATAACAAAGCGTTTTATCAACTTTGTTGTCATATGGAACCGGATTACCATCAACTAGAGCTGGATCTCAGACTGTTTATTGTGCTCGACAAACTGGGCAGTAACTTTTATCAGAGCCCCGCCCAGCAGCTTTAG
- a CDS encoding DUF72 domain-containing protein, with the protein MLYLGCPQWSAAHWKGRFFTSDCKTADMLREYAQIFNSVEGNTSFYASPKPETITTWSNAVPDTFRFTFKIPKYISHELALSQCQQELKQWLDLFSPLFSRLGMVMLQLPASCSPEYLTRITDFIAQIPKELTLGIEVRHRDFFAKGDAEKRFNQLLMHTGVNRIIMDTRPLFSEPPATPAIIDAQQKKPRVPVNVIATAQAPMLRFVGCSDLAANRTFYAPWLNKIRGWLNEGRTPYVFFHTADNHDAPLLARQFIEDLGIPHQVLAPFPAERQPQQQTLI; encoded by the coding sequence ATGCTGTATTTGGGGTGCCCTCAGTGGAGCGCAGCGCATTGGAAAGGCCGTTTTTTTACGAGTGACTGTAAAACCGCAGATATGTTGCGTGAGTACGCACAGATCTTTAATAGTGTAGAGGGTAATACCAGCTTTTATGCCAGTCCTAAGCCAGAAACTATCACAACCTGGTCAAACGCCGTCCCCGACACCTTTCGCTTTACCTTTAAAATCCCGAAATACATTTCTCACGAGCTGGCGTTAAGCCAGTGCCAGCAAGAGCTCAAGCAGTGGCTCGATTTATTCTCGCCACTCTTTTCACGCCTTGGCATGGTGATGTTGCAACTCCCTGCCAGTTGCAGCCCCGAGTACCTGACCCGAATTACAGACTTCATAGCACAAATACCAAAAGAACTAACACTGGGTATTGAAGTCAGACATCGGGATTTTTTTGCCAAGGGGGACGCAGAAAAACGCTTTAACCAGCTCTTAATGCACACAGGTGTGAATCGTATTATCATGGACACACGGCCGTTGTTTAGTGAGCCCCCGGCGACCCCCGCCATCATAGATGCTCAGCAAAAAAAGCCCCGGGTCCCCGTAAATGTCATCGCTACTGCTCAGGCACCGATGCTGCGCTTTGTTGGCTGTTCAGATTTAGCTGCAAACCGCACATTTTATGCACCCTGGCTTAACAAAATTCGTGGCTGGTTAAATGAAGGCCGTACCCCTTATGTGTTTTTTCACACTGCCGACAACCATGATGCCCCGTTGCTGGCCAGACAGTTTATTGAGGATCTGGGGATACCGCATCAAGTGTTGGCTCCCTTTCCTGCAGAGCGTCAGCCCCAACAACAGACGTTAATTTAA